Genomic segment of Cervus elaphus chromosome 15, mCerEla1.1, whole genome shotgun sequence:
CAAATTGCAGGGTAAATGTACAAGACCCCTATCATTGCCAAAGAATTTTACAAACCACTGTAGCTTCAAATTTCAGGAAAGGATACAGTCACTCTAGGGTGATAGTTTCGAGGTGGCCAAGGATCCCTCCTGCTTACTTTGGTGACCTGTGGTTTACCAGTACATCGTCCCTGATCCTTTTTACCAGGAATGTACACACAGAACGACCCTTTGTTGATGTCTCTTTATCATAAGCAAGGTTGCCATTTACAGTTTTAATGTTTGCATCATCTCCTGAGCATCCCCAAACCACTGTTGTAAATGCCTTTTAAGGTTGGGATGGTCTCTGTCCACCTCGCTGATGCTGTTTTCAGCCTCCACATGCTGTACTGCATTGTTCCAGGTTAGAGATAAGTGGGTACTAACCATGTGTCTCCAGTATGCCTTAGTTGTGAGGACACCACGTCCACCAGCCAGAATGCTGAGAAATAGCTAACACCAACAGGCGACTGGTTGTCTGCTTTGTCCTTGGGGACTAGCCACATTGCCATGGTCATTGCTTCAGAGCTGATTGTATGACCCTTTGGAAGATCTTACATTAGTCAGgggtaaataaaatattaaatcactattaAATTATTGAGAGATGTGGGATAGCAGGAGATCCAAGTTTCACAACCATAAAGGAAGTTTAGTATCATCTGTAGATTAATCATTATTCAGTTTTTTATTCTCTCTGAGCATCGCTTTAGAAGAAAGTGCCTCCTCTGTTTTTCTTGAGAGCACTCTGTAGTTTTACTGGGCACACACTCCTTGATTTCAAGAATCTCAAGGCATGTTGTTAACTCCGAACACCAAATCCTGCTTCCAGAGCACTGCCGCAGGCATGAAGCAGTTCCAGAAGATTTTCACAGACTTTACCatttatctcttcattcttttctacaATAAGATGCCAAGATATTTCTTAATCCTTCTCATAGATCTTTGTCAACCTTTTCCCCCCTTTCTTGTATTGCTAAAGTGTACTTAGGATATCTTCTTTGATGCATTGAAAAGGCAGTTAATATCCCACTTATTTGTACCTATCTCAGAAACATCAGGAACACAGCCAAGagccaaaaacagaaataaaggacTCTGAGCAGTTGAAGTTGTCAAGAAATCTATGTGGTTTACTTACAAACTCTTCCTCTAGCCTTCATTCAGAGCATGTTTATTTTCACTTAAGGTACCAGTCTAGCACTTGAGATTTGGATTCTCAGCTAGTGAGCAGAAGTACTCAACTGAAGGTGAAAATGAGACTCTCAAACACAGGTGCTCTTTGGAAGCCAGTCGGaagaaagatttttaataaaatacagaCTGCAACTGTGACTTTTTTGTATTTAGGCAGTAGATTTACCTACTTGAGTGGCTCCCAAACCAATATATTTCAGTTcagcataataaaaagaataGCCAAACTTCAATATTAATGTACATGGTAATGACCCTTGAGTcatgaagaaagaataaattatgTTCAGAGGAagagaccattttttaaagacttccaccaaaaatacttaaaatttttaatgtttgttgcTTGAAGGATAAACTTTGATTATCTAGAAAATCCACTTTGTGGGGTTGTAAGAAAGTATTAATATACATTTCTGTTCTCTGAGTTATTTTCACTGAAGCATGTTTAATGTGACTGGCTGACAATAATGGTAACTGGTATTTGTGTAAACTTTGTAGGTTTTCTTTTGCAACTATCTTAAGTGGTCGATGGGGGAGGTGCTCTGCTAAGATCTAAAATGGTTCAATGTTTTggccaaagtcacacaactagcAAAGGGTAGACTACTCTCCAGTGTCTCCCAGTACTGTATCCTATAACACATAGTAACAGCAGTTAGTAACACTAGATGGACCTGGACACCAGGGACCTCCTGGGGAGAGTCCTTCAGCAGGGACCTCCTGACTTCCCCGTGAGCTGCAAAGTCTGCAGCTTGCAGGAGGAGTTTGTTAAGTCCCTGTATATATCTCATTGAGTCCGAGAGTTGAAAATGATTTTGCAGTCACTTACCCAAGGGTGTCACAGGTGTCTCCCCTGCTCTAAAGGAAGGGAGGAGCTTCTTCCTGCTGACCTTTAAGATATTTCCTCTCTTAAACCTTTTACTGAAGGATGGTATACAGATAGAAAAATACACATATCATAAGTATCCTGTTCAGTAAGGTTATTTTCCAGTTGCTCTtggtctttccttctcttttgttaGATTTCGACCCTATGGCCAGCATGTACATGTTCACCAACCCAGTGCATCTGTTGTAATACTTCTATAATAATCTTTTTTCCCAGTTTATCCACAATTCAGTAATGAGTGTCACATTGAGGTAGGCATTTTCTAAGACATTTCTGGTTTTTCTAATTTGTAGTCTAATGCAGGCCTTTTCAGATACCCATGGTACCTCTGAAGAGAGCTTCTCTCTTACTAGTTACGATAATAAAAACACAGTATAACCCTTTTTTCTTGCAAAACAGTTTAAACCACAGATTTGATTAGTAGTTTCTtggtgctgttttgttttgtacttGGATGTGTTTCAGCTTTATTCACCACTTGGCCTTAAAAATCTCCATGAGTCGGAACAGAGAAAGTAAAATTGAGCGCCTGCTTTTTTATGCTTTGTGCTTTATATATGTTATCTAATATCTCACAACAACCCTTTGAAATACTGATACTTCAGTTCCagcttacagatgaggaaaccagggtacagagaggttaaatagttTGCCTGAGATCCTATAGCTAGTAAATGTCAGAGCCCGAAGTAGAATATCGGTTTTTCACATTCCACAATCTGTGCTCTTTCCACTAAAACCACACGGCTTCAGAGGCCAGAAGAAGTAAGAGACTGATGCAGACTGTCCAGGGCACACCTTTGTTTAAAGGCACCTCGTGACAGCAAGATAAAttcaaagatggaagaaaaaatagCTGAAAGAGACTatcaaacccactccagtattcttgtctggagaatcccacgaacagaggagcctgatgggctacagtccacagggtcacaaaaagtcagacgcgactgaagcgacttagtacacaaGATACTATCAAACAACATCTGCTCAGCACACATTTATTCAGCTGCCCTTCGTACTTTGCTATGTTACGTAAAGAGTCAGATAATAGTCCCCTAAGGAattaggagagaaaagagagaggttGGGAAGTTGTATAAAGCTCCAGAAAACTGTAACACATCAACTGCGTGGGCCTAGTAAAAATTCCAACATCCAGAAACAGAAAGCAGCCCTTGAAAACACTTGGCTATCTAAGTGGAAATTGCCTTTAACCTGTCCTCAACCTAGTATCATCCTTTCCTGCCCACAGTGTCCTGTTTAAACCCTAAGAGTTATCCTAGATGATTTACAGAAATGGTTGAAAAGGGTTCTTGAATGTAGGATTGGCTTCCTGTGGAttattctaaaatgtttattaaaggtCTAGGCAAATGTAACAGGTGGCACTTGATGCACCATAATACTACTACCTTGCATTGACAGCTTTATGGTTTACAATGTGATTTCGTATCTGTGTCCTCATTTAGAGGCTAGGAGTAAGAAATTGCTTGTCATTCATCTTTCAATATATCTGAAGTGTAAAATTATTGATCTCTATTCCTCCATGACTTATAGGGTCAGAAGGATTCCTGCATCACTGTTTGCAGAATTCTAAAGTCCAGCCAATTGGTCAAGCTGAGAAATCATGTTAAAACTATTCTTTCTCTAAGTATTTCTAAACCAAGACTTGCAATACAGTGTATCTGAATTTTTGTCCATGTTATGGACTTATGAACCAGTGATTATTTAACAGGAATGCCCAGgcctaaaacaaaaatgtatgttGGCCAATTGGAGTTAATAATGTggccaaaattttaatttttgaacttttcaatgatatttcttctttataagATAGAGATTATTTGTgaataatcactttaaaaattgtcactaaaaattgaaaatattatagGGTTGGCCTTATGTTTTCATTGAGTAGATGCTCCTAATCTATTGAATAAAATGTATATGGGCCCTGAGAAGTAGTTTTGGACAGAGAATAAAACATAAGTAACACTGATGAATTTCATAATGTAAAAATGGTTCTTTGGAGAATGACCATactgatttcttctttctctttgtctgTCTAGTGAGAACTCAGCAGAGGCAATAGCAGTACATTCTAACCATCAGTCGAAGTCCCCACTGGAGAAGTTTATGGTCAAACTGTGCACACATCATCAGAAGCAGTTCATTCGTGTTCTGAACGATCTGTACACTGAGTCTCAGCCCGCCTCCGAGGACCTGCAGTCTTCTGATTCTGGAACCATGGACGCCTCTACCTGCGATGCTGGCTGTGCCCAGCTCAGCACCAGACATACAGAAAAGGATGCTCTGTGTCTCAACATGAAGTCTTCTACTTCTGTAGACTTGCCCATAGACTCTGCAGGCTCCCACAGCCCTCCACATTTGACAGAGCAGGCCCTAAAGGAGCCTCCGCCTGAGACAAACTCTGTAGATGGAACAGAGAAGACTCTGACTGTTGTCCAAAAAGATTCCTCTGAACTTCCAACCACTAAACCTAATTCAATGGATAATTCCACTCTGGGATACCTCACTGCACCGAATTCTTCCTCATTAAACTTCCACCGCATCTCTAAGAACCTGGAGGGGCAGACCACTGAACAGGAGCAAGACACAGATGTGAAAATATGTGAAGATGGTAAAGACCATGTGCAGAGTGCAGCTTTAGTAGAAAATCTAATTGCAGTAAAAGCGGCAGCTGAAAATAATGAGGAGAGCAACAGCTGTATTGTTTCTCAAAGAAATTCATTCAAAGCTTTATCAGAAGAGGCTTGGGACTCAGGGTTTATCGGGAATTCACCTAGAACTGCTGACAAAGAGAATGCTTTACAGTGTAGCTCAAAAACACCTTTACGCCAGGACTTAGAGGCATGTGAACAAGATTCAAGGCCAAAGCAAGAGAACCATCTTCACTCcctaggaagaaataaaatgggtTACCATTTACAGCCCAGTGATAAGGGCCAGTTTGATCATTCCAAAGATGGTTGGTTAGCCCCCAGCCCCATGCCACCTGTACACAAAACATCAAATGGACACTCACGAACCAAGATGATATCCACCTCCATTAAGACAGCTCGGAAAAGTAAAAGGGCATCAGGGTTGAGGATAAACGATTATGATAACCAGTGTGATGTCGTTTATATCAGCCAGCCAATAACAGAATGCCACTTTGAGAATCAAAGATCGATATTATCTTCTCGGAAAACAGCCAGGAAGAGTACTCGAGGATACTTTTTCAATGGTGATTGCTGTGAGCTGCCAACCGTTCGCACGCTGGCCAAGAATTTACACTCCCAAGAAAAAGCGAGCTGCTCAACTGTGGCATCAGAGGCAGTGGTCACTCCCAAGCAGACCCTTGTCACGTCAGCACCTCAACCTACAGTAGAAGTAGAGCATCCCAGAGAAGACAAGCCTGAAGAACCTAGTAAAGAAACAACTCCTCTCactgaaggagacagagatgcaTCACCTGAAAAGGCATCTCAAGAGCCAGAGGTTTGCCCCGTGACGAATAATGCAAACCCGAGTGGCTCCCCCACATCAAAGGAAACAGCAGCCTGCAGTCCAGAGTGGCCCCTCCCTGCTCATCTTCCTGAAGAGGACCCACCAGAAGGCAGCTCCATGGTCTCAGCTCCCATGGGAAGTGAGATGTCTTCCCCTGGACGAGACCAGCAGCCAGTTGAACTGCTGAGTACAGAGGAGATGAGTGTACCCCGAGACTGTCCCCTGCTTCCCACCACAGAGAGCATTTCTGAGGGAGGCAGTGACGATGTTGCTCCCAGGCCTGGTTCCCCTCCTGAAacagcagagagagaagaaagccctCTGTGTTCAGAAAATCAAAGTCCTTCTGCGGTCTTGGATCCTCCCATGAGCCCAGGAAAGGCCGAGGAAGAGCCAAGTGTCGCTACTGAGGCTGAGACCGAAGACACTCAGGAGCTAGATACTGACCCACTCTCGAAGGAAAGCAGCACTTTGACAAATGAAAACCCCAGTGAaattgaggaaagtgaggcagcaGGTGGTACAGGAAAATTAGAGGGAGAGGATGGTGATGTCAAACATCCTTCAGAAAAAGATGCATGCGATCAAAACACTGAGTCACCTGAAGAGAATCTagacaagaagaaaaaaggtAGAAAATTACCTGAGGCCTCTGATAGGTGTCTCAGAAGTCAGCTTGCAGATTCTTCCTCTGCTGAGAGGTGCCTAAAAAATCAAAGTTCAGATTCTTCCTCTCCAAGTGCTGATGTCAAGGTTTCTAAAAGTTCTGGTGCAAAACGCTCTAAAAAAGAAGGGTACCCTGTTGGGACAACACCCGAGAGCCTCCTTACTGAAGGCTTCCATACAAAAGCTCCGGAAGACACTGAAAACCCAATTGTCAATGAAAGCACCCCTGAGAAAGAAAACATCCCTGAGAAAGACGCTGAGCAGGAGGTTGAAGTGGGTGGGGTGATCACCAGGCagacttttaaaaacatgctGGTGAAAGAAGTCAAGGGGGAAGAAGGAAGTATTTTCCCCAGCAGTGATCCCTTAGCCACAGTTGGCCAGCCCCTGCCTGGAGAGAAACTGGAAATCTATGTTGAGTCTAAATTAGGTGAGAACAGTACTCAAGAGCCCTCTGAAAGCATACCTTGTACTTTCCCAGAAGAATCACAGGGGAAGCCAGGACCTGTTCCTGCACAGGAGACGGAGGAGGCCGTGAATGAAATAGACAGTGCCGACAGTCAGCATAAAGATGGCGATAGTGATGACGTGCCGTCTAGCACGCTGGGATCATCAGGTAGTGGAAATGATGACACTGCAGTGCCCCCAAAATGGGCCCCAAGGCTTACAAGACTGACCTCCTCCACCTACAACCTAAGACACACTCATTCTCTGGACTCCTTGGATACTATAAAAGTGACTTCCGAAAAGGAAGCAGCACAAGGAAAcccaatcccaaaggaaaatgCAGCTTCCGAGAGTGGAGATCCCGTCGATGAGGGTGATGTGGACACCGTGGTGGACGAGCAGCCAAAGTTTGTGGAATGGTGTGCTGAGGAGGAGAACCAAGAGCTCATTGCCAACTTCAATGCCCAGTACATGAAAGTTCAGAAGGGCTGGATCCAGCTCGAGAAAGAAGCCCAGCCAACACCAAGGGCAAGGAACAAGTCTGATAAGCTGAAGGAGATTtggaaaagcaagaaaaggtcACGGAAATGTCGGGGTTCACTGGAGGTTCAGAAGTTTTCTCCTGTTCAGATGTTGTTTATGACAAACTTTAAATTATCTAATGTTTGCAAGTGGTTCTTAGAGACAACTGAAACCCGGTCTCTGGTCATTGTGAAGAAGCTCAATACTCGTCTTCCAGGTGACATCCCACCCGTCAAGCACCCTCTTCAGAAGTACCCTCCTTCCAGCCTGTACCCCAGTTCTCTACAGGCCGAACGCTTGAAAAAACACTTGAAGAAATTTCCCGGAGCTACTCCTGCCAAGAACAATTGGAAAACACAGAAGCTCTGGGCTAAATTTCGAGAGAATCCCGACCAAGTGGAGCCCGAGGATGGCAGTGACATGAGCCTCAGCCCCAGTCCTGAAGAGAGTGTAGAGGAGGTCAAGGAAGGTAGAAGCAGCCATCCTCCCACCAACTCACCGACCCCAGCCAGTACCCGCATCCTTAGAAAATACTCCAACATTCGAGGAAAGCTCAGAGCCCAGCAGCGTCTGATCAAGAACGAGAAAGTCGAAAGCCCATTTGGTCCAGCTGTGGAAAGCAAACAGAGTTGCAAGAGTGTGTGCATCAACCCTCTGATGTCCCCCAAGCTCGCCCTGCAAGTCGGTGCGGATGGCTTTCCCATTAAGCCCAAGAGCACCGATGGAACGAAGGCAAGGAAAGGGAAGCAGGTGCCTGAGGTCTTGCCAAAAGCAGAGGTTCAGAATAAACGCAAGAGGACAGAAGGCAGCAGCACTCAGGACAGGAAGGACAAGGGGCCTGCGATGAAGTCCAGCAAAGAAAGGCATGTTGATGGGTCCACCAGAATCTCCGCTGCCAAGAAGCCAGCCACAAGGGACAGAAGCAGCCAGCTGCCCAGAAAGACAGCTTCAAAAGAGAATAAAGTGAAGATCCCTAAAAAGTCACCTGGGAAGAGCTGCCCGCCCtccaggagagaaaaagagaatgcaAACAAAAGACCTACCCAGTCCTCTGCCTCGGATCCGGTGACAAAATCTGCAAAGCAAAAAGGGGCAGGTGAGTCCTCTTCCAGGCCACAGAAAGCCACAAATAGAAAGCAGAGCAGTGGAAAGACTCGGGCCAGACCCTCGACAAAAACCCCAGAGAACAGTGTGGCCCAGAGAAAGCGAAAGCTGAAGGCAAAGCTGGACTCTTCCCACAGCAAAAGAAGGCGGTTGGATGCAAAGTGATTCGCAGGGCAGTAGCCCAGAGTTGAAACTGTTCTATAGAAGTAACCCTTTATTTTGCATTAACTAAATCTGCTTTTATAAGCTTATCAAGCCTTTCAAATCTGCAGTTAATGGAGAACACCACAATTTAAGATGTCAAAAAGTGCGTCTCAGATGGAGAAGGGAACTTGCAGAGTCTTTCTCTGAGGCTGAGTAAGGGAAGTTATATATTATATTCTGGTTGTTCCTTGGGTTTTAAACTTGGAACCAagcagttttagtttttaaaagtacagtgccttatttatcctttttgtttttaaatttacaaaagcTAAAAAGCTGATCTATGTGATTAAAGGCTTGTATTTTATACTTGATGCACAAGCACTTGTACTGTAGCCAAGAAGACCACCATCATGCACATAAAAGTAGCTTTTCAGCAGCCACCCTGCAGTGTCAGTACACAAACAGATGCTCCTCTTTGCAAACCCCAGCAGTGAACTTCCCTCTGTCTTGTTTGTTCAAATGATATTTGAAAGCTAAACCAAATCATTTTTACAGTATGTGGAGAATGCAGAGggaatttatagttattataaaagatTAATACTTCTGttacccctttttaaaaattcatattcgTTGTTGGTCACTCATCTCTGGTCTTTTGTCATTTGAGGAAATATATTCTAAATTATGTGCCCATGGGACAAAAGGTGTGTCACAGGTGTTAATATTGATATATGAGCTCTGAAAATTATTCACACCCCCCAAACTATTTGCATTACTGATTCTTCCCATCCTTTTCATTTTTGATCTTGCACGCTTGCTAACACACTAATCAGGTTTTCATTCtactttgggagaaaaaaaaaaaaaagctagtatCTTTTTGCCATAATTTGACAATTGGGATAAGAGTGACcattctaattatttttcttgtcttgagTACTTCTGTATTCAAAGAAAGCCAAAATGTTATTTTCAGTAATAGGAAAGtttaaaagagtgtgtgtgtgttagggggtATTTGCATGTGGTTATAAAGCCACAAATGTCTCCCATTTCCCCAGTTCTACAGTAAAATTCTTTCTTCTCCATGCAGTGTGATAGGGTGTTCATGAGCTGAGTAATTAGCGTAGGCCAGATGGCTTAAATATAGCCTAGGGTCTCTATGAGCATTCCCCAAATCACTATGGCACCAGACTCAGAATTATAAAAAGGTCAGAGCAGCCTTTCAGTTGGAGAAAGTAGCACCAACATCTCATTGTGTGCCCACACACATCCCAGTACCAGGAGCTGATGCTCAGCTGGTATTCCAGTGTGAAATGTACATGTTTAGAGTAGATGCCCTTTCTGATGGATTAACATCATACACTGTAGTTAATACTTATAGAATCACAATGGCCTCTATCACGTCGGGCTCTGTTCCATGGCTCAAAAGCAAGAGCTGCAATATTTGTAACTGATGTTGTTTGAGACCTGAGATGAGTGTATTGGCTTTACCTTGGTGCCTGTAACATTGCTCTATTATAACACAGTGTGTACTCGGCATCTCCATTGGGCCACTCTGCCAATAAGTGTTGCTCGCTGAAGCTTCAGCCAGCTTCTCTGACATGCTCTGCCCCAAAATAGGCTCGTATGGACAGCTGCTACTCCGTCctttttattaaaagattttCCATCCCTATTGCTTGAAATCTGTTTGGATAAACCCCGATGTATCTGTTTTCATGCATTAGTTCATTCAGATCATGATAAAACAAGTTTTCTACCCATTCTGTTAAAGTTTTGCTGTATATAATGAAAACTTCTGCGGATTGGATAGGATTAGAAAAAAGTGTTTGATTCATGGGAAACTGAGCACGGTGTTGAATTTTGCAGATAGTGAAGCTTACTATCTTCAAAGAAGCCTTTTTGTTCCCCCCTAGTGTCTCCTCTATCCcatgagtctttttttctttttttgtatctttGACCTTGGCCATTCCAGAGCTACCTATATTAATGAAACtgctgagtgtgtgtgttggCAACCTTCCTCAGCATTAAGTTGCACAGAAGCATTAACGTGTTTTAAGTAGGTTCATTTAATCTATGTAAGtggttttaaagtttttttttaaaaatcttttcatagAGTCGtcactggatgttgtttttgtgGTGACTTTACCAGTGGAGGTCTGCCCACATCAGGTGTGCTGGCCCCTGTACATACGTTCAAGGTGCCCCTTAGCTGGACACAGACTACCTTGTAAGGGTGCTTGGGTTAGGTTAGGGAGAGATGCCAGGCTGGAGGTAGGTGGCACTTTTCCAGTTGCAGGTTATAATCCATTCCAttcctttcctcatttctttttcatttttaaaagcttatcaCTTCAAGATCATAGCCTTCTCTCCCATTCTAGACAGCATTGGAGAAAAGATACCATTGTgcatctatttattttatatacctaCCAATGCAATGGATCATCTTTAAAATCAACTTACACTTTATAACAGACTACATTTAAATAGACTGGGATTCTACATAAGTAAGACACTTAAAAGTTTAGAATTATATTTGTTGAATCTCACTTTTGCTGATTCAGTTAACTTTactcatagaaaaaggaaaaaagcagactTGAGGTCCAACTCTGGAAGGCACGTTTACACTTATAGCAGATGCTGGCAAGCCTGTCTCTCAGACACCTCCAAGCCTAGACTTGGTTCTGACTCAAGACTCCCCTTGATCTCCCCCACTTCCTGTAGCCATCGTCGCAGTGTGGCTTGCACCGGACGCAAAGGCAGTCTGTCCCACCTTCTGGATTCCAAGTTTAAAAGGAATTCAGCTCCTGGGCCTGTACTCAGAGAAGTGACTTTTGGAGCTGACATTGATGACCAGATAACATCAGTATTCCCTCTGAGCTTCTGGGG
This window contains:
- the LCOR gene encoding ligand-dependent corepressor isoform X4: MQILLSGVHSAAISCGFESILEGLFGPALLKDLSLFKDCEPESISDWTFDENCLFCCLRRDKVKGHLVGLDEPASGAGQEALLKQEQAKIIRFERQAEEFLNAVFCRKDSPWVSDPNIPLVAREIMQRMIQQFAAEYTSKNSSTQDPSQPNSTKNQSLPKASPVTTSPTAATAQNPVLSKLLMADQDSPLDLTVRKSQSEPSEQDGVLDLSTKKSPCAGSTSLSHSPGCSSTQGNGENSAEAIAVHSNHQSKSPLEKFMVKLCTHHQKQFIRVLNDLYTESQPASEDLQSSDSGTMDASTCDAGCAQLSTRHTEKDALCLNMKSSTSVDLPIDSAGSHSPPHLTEQALKEPPPETNSVDGTEKTLTVVQKDSSELPTTKPNSMDNSTLGYLTAPNSSSLNFHRISKNLEGQTTEQEQDTDVKICEDGKDHVQSAALVENLIAVKAAAENNEESNSCIVSQRNSFKALSEEAWDSGFIGNSPRTADKENALQCSSKTPLRQDLEACEQDSRPKQENHLHSLGRNKMGYHLQPSDKGQFDHSKDGWLAPSPMPPVHKTSNGHSRTKMISTSIKTARKSKRASGLRINDYDNQCDVVYISQPITECHFENQRSILSSRKTARKSTRGYFFNGDCCELPTVRTLAKNLHSQEKASCSTVASEAVVTPKQTLVTSAPQPTVEVEHPREDKPEEPSKETTPLTEGDRDASPEKASQEPEVCPVTNNANPSGSPTSKETAACSPEWPLPAHLPEEDPPEGSSMVSAPMGSEMSSPGRDQQPVELLSTEEMSVPRDCPLLPTTESISEGGSDDVAPRPGSPPETAEREESPLCSENQSPSAVLDPPMSPGKAEEEPSVATEAETEDTQELDTDPLSKESSTLTNENPSEIEESEAAGGTGKLEGEDGDVKHPSEKDACDQNTESPEENLDKKKKGRKLPEASDRCLRSQLADSSSAERCLKNQSSDSSSPSADVKVSKSSGAKRSKKEGYPVGTTPESLLTEGFHTKAPEDTENPIVNESTPEKENIPEKDAEQEVEVGGVITRQTFKNMLVKEVKGEEGSIFPSSDPLATVGQPLPGEKLEIYVESKLGENSTQEPSESIPCTFPEESQGKPGPVPAQETEEAVNEIDSADSQHKDGDSDDVPSSTLGSSGSGNDDTAVPPKWAPRLTRLTSSTYNLRHTHSLDSLDTIKVTSEKEAAQGNPIPKENAASESGDPVDEGDVDTVVDEQPKFVEWCAEEENQELIANFNAQYMKVQKGWIQLEKEAQPTPRARNKSDKLKEIWKSKKRSRKCRGSLEVQKFSPVQMLFMTNFKLSNVCKWFLETTETRSLVIVKKLNTRLPGDIPPVKHPLQKYPPSSLYPSSLQAERLKKHLKKFPGATPAKNNWKTQKLWAKFRENPDQVEPEDGSDMSLSPSPEESVEEVKEGRSSHPPTNSPTPASTRILRKYSNIRGKLRAQQRLIKNEKVESPFGPAVESKQSCKSVCINPLMSPKLALQVGADGFPIKPKSTDGTKARKGKQVPEVLPKAEVQNKRKRTEGSSTQDRKDKGPAMKSSKERHVDGSTRISAAKKPATRDRSSQLPRKTASKENKVKIPKKSPGKSCPPSRREKENANKRPTQSSASDPVTKSAKQKGAGESSSRPQKATNRKQSSGKTRARPSTKTPENSVAQRKRKLKAKLDSSHSKRRRLDAK
- the LCOR gene encoding ligand-dependent corepressor isoform X1; amino-acid sequence: MAAGGSGCTSSAGGGGGSGRGVNPRRSGRSRFPLCGGRRDHKGLTHIFNPPPKRFESILEGLFGPALLKDLSLFKDCEPESISDWTFDENCLFCCLRRDKVKGHLVGLDEPASGAGQEALLKQEQAKIIRFERQAEEFLNAVFCRKDSPWVSDPNIPLVAREIMQRMIQQFAAEYTSKNSSTQDPSQPNSTKNQSLPKASPVTTSPTAATAQNPVLSKLLMADQDSPLDLTVRKSQSEPSEQDGVLDLSTKKSPCAGSTSLSHSPGCSSTQGNGENSAEAIAVHSNHQSKSPLEKFMVKLCTHHQKQFIRVLNDLYTESQPASEDLQSSDSGTMDASTCDAGCAQLSTRHTEKDALCLNMKSSTSVDLPIDSAGSHSPPHLTEQALKEPPPETNSVDGTEKTLTVVQKDSSELPTTKPNSMDNSTLGYLTAPNSSSLNFHRISKNLEGQTTEQEQDTDVKICEDGKDHVQSAALVENLIAVKAAAENNEESNSCIVSQRNSFKALSEEAWDSGFIGNSPRTADKENALQCSSKTPLRQDLEACEQDSRPKQENHLHSLGRNKMGYHLQPSDKGQFDHSKDGWLAPSPMPPVHKTSNGHSRTKMISTSIKTARKSKRASGLRINDYDNQCDVVYISQPITECHFENQRSILSSRKTARKSTRGYFFNGDCCELPTVRTLAKNLHSQEKASCSTVASEAVVTPKQTLVTSAPQPTVEVEHPREDKPEEPSKETTPLTEGDRDASPEKASQEPEVCPVTNNANPSGSPTSKETAACSPEWPLPAHLPEEDPPEGSSMVSAPMGSEMSSPGRDQQPVELLSTEEMSVPRDCPLLPTTESISEGGSDDVAPRPGSPPETAEREESPLCSENQSPSAVLDPPMSPGKAEEEPSVATEAETEDTQELDTDPLSKESSTLTNENPSEIEESEAAGGTGKLEGEDGDVKHPSEKDACDQNTESPEENLDKKKKGRKLPEASDRCLRSQLADSSSAERCLKNQSSDSSSPSADVKVSKSSGAKRSKKEGYPVGTTPESLLTEGFHTKAPEDTENPIVNESTPEKENIPEKDAEQEVEVGGVITRQTFKNMLVKEVKGEEGSIFPSSDPLATVGQPLPGEKLEIYVESKLGENSTQEPSESIPCTFPEESQGKPGPVPAQETEEAVNEIDSADSQHKDGDSDDVPSSTLGSSGSGNDDTAVPPKWAPRLTRLTSSTYNLRHTHSLDSLDTIKVTSEKEAAQGNPIPKENAASESGDPVDEGDVDTVVDEQPKFVEWCAEEENQELIANFNAQYMKVQKGWIQLEKEAQPTPRARNKSDKLKEIWKSKKRSRKCRGSLEVQKFSPVQMLFMTNFKLSNVCKWFLETTETRSLVIVKKLNTRLPGDIPPVKHPLQKYPPSSLYPSSLQAERLKKHLKKFPGATPAKNNWKTQKLWAKFRENPDQVEPEDGSDMSLSPSPEESVEEVKEGRSSHPPTNSPTPASTRILRKYSNIRGKLRAQQRLIKNEKVESPFGPAVESKQSCKSVCINPLMSPKLALQVGADGFPIKPKSTDGTKARKGKQVPEVLPKAEVQNKRKRTEGSSTQDRKDKGPAMKSSKERHVDGSTRISAAKKPATRDRSSQLPRKTASKENKVKIPKKSPGKSCPPSRREKENANKRPTQSSASDPVTKSAKQKGAGESSSRPQKATNRKQSSGKTRARPSTKTPENSVAQRKRKLKAKLDSSHSKRRRLDAK